A part of Phoenix dactylifera cultivar Barhee BC4 chromosome 2, palm_55x_up_171113_PBpolish2nd_filt_p, whole genome shotgun sequence genomic DNA contains:
- the LOC103717370 gene encoding kinesin-like protein KIN-14E: MEEHQQSPFRPYSETLTPDSGFLSPSFWMKDSEKVSSPVVEADPAMRVSDEDSFDSMILVSGSRLVRSGLKEMDCRDDFVMFVNAGGSAIQGQDSRINFEGDSYFQGGDIIETNEAMVEGGDYPLVYQSARYGNFCYKFEGLAPGEYFVDLHFAEIVNTNGPKGIRVFDVSVQEEKILSELDIYAVVGANKPLQLVDIRVPVLENGVIVIRFEGISGTPTVCGICIRKAPKLSAPLVKPEHLICNKCASKIEVSPTQTRARSKFIAKYDKKIQELTSQCKLKSDECYEAWMSLTATNEQLERLKMELDNKFFQTETLEQAVQKQTDKLKDVSERYEHDNKSWVAAISNLEEKIKAMKQVQSQLSHDAHECANSTPDLNKMIIAVQTLVAQCEDLKIKYSEEIAKRKKLYNQVQEAKGNIRVFCRCRPLTKEEVSSGCTTIVDFDAAKEGDIGIMTGGSTKKTFKFDRVYAPKNGQADVYADASPLVTSVLDGYNVCIFAYGQTGTGKTFTMEGTEQNRGVNYRTLEELFKIAAERKEAITYKISVSVLEVYNEQIRDLLATSPSTKKLEVRQAAKGFHHVPGIVEAKVENIKEVWDVLKAGSNARAVGSNNVNEHSSRSHCMLCVMVRAKNLMNGESTKGKLWLIDLAGSERLAKTDVQGERLKEAQNINRSLSALGDVMSALATKSSHIPYRNSKLTHLLQDSLGGDSKALMFVQISPTDIDLGETLSSLNFASRVRNIELGPARKQVDTGELQKMKQMLDKVRQESRSKDESLRKLEENCQNIENKMRGKEQLCRNLQEKNKELEGQLESKVELQSLTEKQHWQLAEKLKAKEEAWMSLQQKVKELECKLKDQQYSESMILQQKVKELECKLKEQLYSESAAVQKFKELEYKLKERLQSEMILEQKVKDLENKLREERDQSNSKSLLNSADALRIATPTEGKTFSRDESTSEMDPQILRSSNSINKPSQGSISLRGAESLHQMKRRRELRNTMVGELENNNAVAATLVEKRIRPSELGKFRKIDPAKAFGRLTRTSKVAATQKVLPHSINNKEQQAGVIKEKAKIKVWTR; encoded by the exons ATGGAAGAGCACCAGCAGAGCCCTTTCCGCCCCTACTCGGAAACCCTAACCCCAGATTCCGGTTTCTTGAGCCCGTCTTTCTGGATGAAAGATTCAGAGAAGGTGTCTTCTCCCGTAGTTGAAGCTGATCCGGCGATGCGCGTCTCCGACGAGGATTCCTTTGATTCGATGATCTTGGTTTCTGGGTCGAGGCTAGTACGGTCCGGGCTCAAGGAGATGGATTGCCGAG ATGATTTTGTCATGTTTGTGAATGCTGGTGGCTCTGCAATACAAGGACAAGATTCCCGTATAAATTTCGAGGGTGACTCTTATTTTCAAGGAGGAGACATTATAGAAACCAATGAGGCAATGGTTGAAGGTGGTGATTACCCATTGGTGTATCAGTCTGCACGCTATGGAAATTTCTGCTACAAGTTTGAAGGTCTTGCACCTGGAGAATACTTTGTAGATCTGCACTTTGCAGAAATAGTTAACACAAATGGGCCTAAAGGAATTAGGGTGTTCGATGTTTCTGTGCAAGAAGAGAAG ATACTGTCTGAACTTGATATATATGCTGTCGTTGGAGCTAATAAGCCTTTGCAGCTAGTTGATATCAGAGTCCCTGTGCTGGAAAATGGAGTTATAGTTATAAGATTCGAAGGAATTAGTGGGACTCCGACTGTTTGTGGGATTTGTATTAGAAAAGCACCAAAATTGTCAG CACCTTTGGTGAAACCTGAGCATCTGATTTGTAACAAATGTGCTTCTAAGATCGAAGTTTCTCCGACTCAG ACCAGAGCTCGAAGTAAATTTATTGCCAAGTACGATAAGAAAATACAAGAGCTGACTAGTCAATGCAAATTAAAATCTGATGAGTGCTATGAAGCTTGGATGTCTCTAACAGCTACAAATGAACAGCTGGAAAGGCTTAAAATGGAGCTTGACAATAAGTTCTTCCAGACTGAAACTCTGG AACAAGCTGTTCAAAAACAAACGGACAAATTGAAAGATGTTTCTGAAAGGTACGAACATGATAACAAGTCATGGGTTGCTGCTATCTCTaatttggaagaaaaaattAAG GCAATGAAACAAGTGCAATCCCAACTTTCTCATGATGCACATGAATGTGCCAACTCAACTCCTGACTTGAATAAGATGATCATTGCTGTTCAGACCTTAG TTGCACAGTGTGAAGATCTTAAAATAAAGTACAGCGAAGAGATAGCCAAGAGAAAGAAATTATATAATCAAGTTCAAGAGGCAAAAG GGAACATCAGGGTGTTCTGTAGGTGTCGTCCTTTAACAAAGGAGGAGGTTTCATCTGGTTGCACAACCATAGTGGACTTTGATGCAGCAAAGGAGGGTGATATTGGGATCATGACTGGCGGATCTACCAAAAAGACATTTAAATTTGACAGGGTTTATGCACCAAAGAATGGTCAAG CTGATGTGTATGCGGATGCGTCACCATTGGTTACATCAGTCTTGGATGGCTACAATGTGTGCATATTTGCATATGGGCAAACTGGAACAGGAAAGACGTTTACAATGGAGGGTACCGAGCAGAACAGAGGAGTGAATTACAGAACTTTGGAGGAGTTATTTAAAATTGCTGCAGAGAGGAAGGAGGCAATTACCTACAAAATATCTGTCAGTGTTCTTGAGGTGTACAATGAGCAGATTAGAGACTTGCTGGCAACATCCCCATCAACAAAGAA GCTGGAGGTTAGACAGGCAGCTAAAGGATTTCATCATGTGCCAGGAATAGTGGAGGCCAAAGTAGAGAACATAAAGGAAGTTTGGGATGTACTGAAAGCTGGAAGTAATGCCAGAGCTGTTGGATCGAACAATGTAAATGAGCATAGTAGTCGATCCCACTG CATGCTTTGTGTAATGGTAAGAGCAAAAAATCTTATGAATGGGGAGTCCACAAAAGGCAAGCTTTGGCTCATAGATTTGGCAGGAAGTGAGAGGCTTGCAAAAACAGATGTGCAGGGCGAGAGGCTTAAGGAAGCTCAGAACATTAATAGATCACTTTCAGCCCTTGGAGATGTCATGTCTGCTCTTGCAACCAAAAGCAGCCACATCCCATACAG GAATTCCAAGCTGACACATTTGCTGCAAGATTCATTAG GAGGTGACTCGAAAGCTTTAATGTTTGTGCAGATCAGCCCCACAGATATTGACTTGGGCGAAACTCTGAGTTCATTGAACTTTGCAAGTCGAGTCAGAAATATAGAGTTGGGTCCTGCAAGGAAGCAGGTTGACACAGGCGAGCTTCAAAAGATGAAACAGATG CTTGATAAAGTAAGACAAGAATCCAGAAGTAAGGATGAGTCCTTGCGGAAGCTAGAAGAGAATTGCCAAAACATAGAGAATAAAATGAGAGGAAAAGAACAGCTCTGCAGAAATTTGCAGGAAAAG AACAAAGAACTTGAAGGCCAACTTGAGTCAAAGGTGGAGTTACAAAGCTTAACAGAAAAACAACATTGGCAGCTTGCAGAAAAATTGAAGGCGAAGGAAGAAGCATGGATGTCCCTTCAGCAAAAG gTAAAAGAGTTGGAATGCAAATTGAAAGATCAACAATACTCCGAGTCGATGATTCTTCAACAAAAG GTTAAAGAGCTGGAATGCAAGCTCAAAGAACAACTATATTCTGAATCAGCAGCCGTACAAAAG TTTAAGGAACTAGAGTACAAGCTAAAGGAGAGGCTGCAATCAGAGATGATACTTGAACAAAAG GTCAAGGATCTTGAAAACAAgctaagagaagagagagatcaGTCAAACTCCAAGTCACTGTTGAATTCTGCTGATGCTTTAAGAATTGCAACACCAACTGAAGGGAAAACATTTTCAAGGGATGAGTCCACGAGTGAAATGGACCCTCAGATTCTAAGGAGCTCAAACTCTATTAACAAGCCAAGTCAGGGTTCTATTTCGCTACGAGGGGCCGAGTCTCTTCATCAGATGAAACGGAGAAGAGAACTCAGAAATACAATGGTTGGGGAACTTGAGAACAACAATGCAGTGGCAGCAACCTTAGTAGAGAAAAGGATACGACCAAGTGAATTGGGTAAGTTTAGGAAAATAGATCCAGCAAAGGCATTTGGAAGGCTTACTAGGACATCGAAGGTGGCCGCTACTCAAAAGGTGTTACCACATAGCATAAATAACAAGGAGCAGCAGGCCGGTGTAATCAAGGAGAAAGCCAAGATAAAAGTTTGGACCAGATAG
- the LOC103717368 gene encoding uncharacterized protein LOC103717368, which yields MCRSTTELADLFPNPKERGRLKIRAFYLRLSLAAASVGHRKALPQTLTLVYIPRINEDLIEVNDARIRADATAIVALHRVRSGKPAEEVAYASNDRVRAGEGLRFEAYVGAEKALKGVFRRVGGVGCWRMECRWAAEAEMGVAAAEVWVAGENGVLMREKVEMRSPMAGQRRSRGRRGFCSKLEDIPEEMDGCDCFDCEEVEGWEVVQSDGAESGEGEEMKGGDGLEMEGVRWAVDLGIWVVCLGVGLLVSTASRKAGRRKSLIRSPFSF from the coding sequence ATGTGCCGCTCGACCACTGAGCTCGCCGATCTCTTCCCCAATCCGAAGGAGCGCGGCCGCCTCAAGATCCGGGCCTTCTACCTCCGCCTTTCCCTCGCCGCCGCCTCCGTGGGCCACCGCAAGGCGCTGCCTCAAACGCTGACGCTGGTCTACATTCCGAGGATCAATGAGGATTTGATCGAGGTCAATGATGCCAGGATCCGGGCGGACGCGACGGCGATCGTGGCGCTGCACCGGGTGCGGTCCGGGAAGCCGGCAGAAGAGGTGGCGTACGCGAGCAATGACCGGGTGCGGGCCGGGGAGGGGCTGCGGTTCGAGGCGTATGTCGGCGCGGAAAAGGCTCTGAAAGGGGTGTTCCGGCGGGTCGGCGGCGTCGGGTGTTGGAGAATGGAGTGCCGGTGGGCGGCGGAGGCGGAGATGGgggtggcggcggcggaggtGTGGGTGGCCGGGGAAAATGGGGTGTTAATGAGGGAGAAGGTGGAGATGAGGTCGCCGATGGCGGGGCAGAGGAGGAGTAGGGGGCGGAGGGGGTTCTGTTCGAAGCTGGAGGACATACCGGAGGAAATGGACGGCTGCGATTGCTTTGATTGTGAAGAAGTGGAGGGGTGGGAGGTGGTGCAATCGGACGGTGCGGAGTCTGGGGAGGGGGAGGAAATGAAGGGTGGGGATGGGTTAGAGATGGAAGGGGTGAGGTGGGCGGTGGATTTGGGGATTTGGGTTGTGTGTTTAGGGGTGGGGTTGTTGGTCTCCACGGCTTCTCGGAAAGCTGGGAGGAGGAAAAGCTTAATCAGGAGCCCTTTTTCCTTTTAA